A genomic region of Acidobacteriota bacterium contains the following coding sequences:
- a CDS encoding prephenate dehydrogenase has translation MSTGNIGLVGFGRFGRLVHRHLPAGKVAGVYDRDPEKLAGLADAATLEQVLEGQYVILATPISAIDAICRQISPALRTGQVVIDTCSVKQYPVDCMSSRLPDDVQILGTHPLFGPDSGRDGIGGMKIAVCPVRIDSANYDCIRNFFQGLGLEIIETTPQEHDRRLARTQAIFHLISQALKELDWRGQRLSTPGPDAFYRLAETVQNDTSELFRDMEQRNRYAGAARREFISKLVEIDEILARGDMPGTA, from the coding sequence GTGAGCACCGGCAATATCGGTCTCGTGGGCTTCGGGCGTTTCGGGCGCCTGGTCCACCGCCACCTGCCCGCCGGCAAGGTCGCCGGCGTATACGACCGCGATCCCGAAAAACTGGCCGGGCTGGCGGATGCCGCCACTCTGGAGCAGGTTCTCGAGGGCCAGTACGTCATCCTGGCCACCCCCATCTCCGCCATCGACGCCATTTGCCGGCAGATTTCTCCGGCTCTCCGAACCGGCCAGGTGGTGATTGACACCTGCAGCGTCAAGCAATACCCCGTCGACTGCATGTCGTCCCGCCTGCCGGACGACGTTCAGATCCTGGGCACCCACCCCCTCTTCGGACCCGACAGCGGTAGGGATGGCATCGGAGGAATGAAGATCGCAGTCTGTCCAGTGCGAATCGACTCCGCCAACTACGACTGCATACGCAATTTTTTCCAAGGCCTCGGATTGGAGATCATCGAGACGACGCCGCAGGAGCACGACCGGAGACTCGCTCGCACCCAAGCCATCTTCCACCTGATCTCCCAGGCGCTGAAGGAGTTGGATTGGCGAGGACAGCGGCTCTCCACACCGGGACCGGACGCCTTCTACCGCCTCGCCGAAACCGTTCAGAACGACACCTCCGAGCTATTCAGGGACATGGAACAGCGCAATCGCTACGCCGGCGCGGCCCGGCGGGAGTTCATCAGCAAACTGGTGGAGATCGACGAAATTCTCGCTCGCGGCGACATGCCCGGGACGGCTTGA
- the folE gene encoding GTP cyclohydrolase I FolE: protein MEDLVRKLLHEIGEDPNREGLVGTPERVERALRFLTRGYAQDVDELLNGAYFNVEYDEMVIVKDIEVYSLCEHHLLPFFGRCHVGYLPTDRVIGLSKIPRIVDVFARRLQVQERLTQQIAETVNDKIRPKGVAVVVEAQHLCMLMRGVEKRQTRVMTSAMLGKFRDDQRSRSEFLHLVGARKT from the coding sequence TTGGAGGATCTGGTCAGGAAGTTGCTTCATGAGATCGGCGAGGACCCCAATCGGGAGGGGCTTGTGGGCACTCCCGAAAGAGTCGAACGCGCCCTGCGGTTCCTGACCAGGGGATACGCGCAGGATGTGGACGAGCTGCTCAACGGAGCGTATTTCAACGTGGAATACGATGAAATGGTCATCGTCAAGGACATCGAGGTCTATAGTCTTTGCGAACATCACCTGTTGCCCTTCTTCGGACGGTGCCATGTCGGATATCTCCCAACGGACCGGGTCATCGGGCTCAGCAAGATTCCGAGAATCGTGGACGTGTTCGCGCGGCGCCTTCAAGTCCAGGAACGGCTCACCCAGCAGATTGCCGAGACCGTCAACGACAAGATCCGCCCCAAGGGCGTGGCGGTCGTCGTCGAAGCGCAACACTTGTGCATGTTGATGCGAGGGGTCGAAAAGCGGCAAACTCGGGTCATGACTTCCGCCATGCTGGGCAAGTTCAGGGACGATCAGCGGTCCCGGAGTGAGTTTCTGCACCTGGTGGGTGCCCGGAAAACTTGA
- a CDS encoding ribonuclease HII — MAALEFSRLTFSQIRQALASREVQVTSAVLSELAGDRRVGVRRLARRLARARAATRAESRRLKSMLEKERALWRRGMVRVAGVDEAGMGPLAGPVVAAAVIFEPGIEIRGVDDSKKLSSARRDELAGIIARDAVAMGIGEASVEEIDRLNIFHAGLLAMKRAVAALCPAPEFALVDGRRIPELEIPQEACVGGDRRHFSIAGASILAKTHRDRLMKKLDRLFPEYGFARHKGYGTQQHRLAIEKHGRTPVHRRSFCRRMA; from the coding sequence ATGGCGGCACTGGAGTTCTCTCGATTGACTTTTTCCCAGATCAGGCAAGCTCTTGCGTCCCGTGAAGTCCAGGTGACTTCCGCGGTGTTGTCCGAATTGGCGGGCGATCGGAGGGTCGGCGTGCGGCGTCTGGCGCGGCGTCTGGCGCGCGCGCGAGCCGCGACCCGGGCGGAAAGTCGCCGATTGAAGTCGATGCTGGAGAAGGAGCGCGCGCTGTGGCGCCGCGGGATGGTGCGTGTCGCCGGTGTCGACGAAGCCGGCATGGGCCCTTTGGCGGGTCCGGTCGTCGCCGCCGCGGTGATTTTCGAACCGGGCATCGAAATCCGCGGCGTGGACGACTCCAAGAAACTCTCGAGCGCGAGGCGCGACGAGCTGGCCGGGATCATTGCCCGGGACGCGGTCGCCATGGGAATCGGAGAGGCGTCGGTGGAGGAGATCGACCGGCTGAATATTTTCCATGCCGGTCTGCTGGCCATGAAGCGGGCCGTCGCGGCTCTCTGCCCGGCGCCGGAGTTCGCTTTGGTGGACGGCCGCCGGATCCCGGAGCTCGAAATCCCGCAGGAGGCCTGCGTCGGTGGGGACCGCAGGCATTTCTCGATTGCCGGGGCATCGATCCTGGCGAAAACTCATCGGGATCGGCTCATGAAGAAGCTGGACCGCTTGTTTCCGGAGTATGGATTTGCCCGCCACAAAGGCTACGGGACGCAACAGCATCGACTGGCGATCGAGAAACACGGGCGGACACCCGTGCATCGGAGATCGTTCTGCCGGAGAATGGCGTGA
- a CDS encoding VWA domain-containing protein, whose protein sequence is MRREVRSRRRWGQLGRLTLAPLLWICLGPAWANGQDQDQDEAIRVRVDLVLLRFTVRDPGNKLVNTLTQEDFRVVQGGREREIVFFRPPRKRTADLGRLWIAFLLDVSGSTFATRAEEIMAAQNFLDNIHLFTQIGVFGFTDKLLVFQEFTSRKQLAEKAFAAARPHQGRTAIYESVEALLAPLGTRARPGDGKVLILVSDGMDDAYHRAERAAARARREDVRIYTILVPSATALPTAPGLVAAEDPKEEEKAAAFARLAVQTGGMHFSGIETILDFDSTLAQINDDVFGNLYSIGVSGDPTPGIDPDSPALVTTSNPDLLVSRPFTRAPGRLRAKKKFIEALFYSEVELGPPEDEGLERYELGADVDILRPRGQISGKVGLPFRIKISPYTLSREPDGDVRTQLGIIGQLVDADGREVVRMREFFRATLERKELRDGRGIIYTNKLFVQPGRYNLRLALLEIPTWKMFFFQREVSVSSPAFSRGSRGRTRSIP, encoded by the coding sequence ATGAGACGTGAGGTCCGGAGTCGGCGACGTTGGGGACAGCTCGGGCGGCTGACCCTGGCCCCGTTGCTCTGGATCTGTCTGGGCCCGGCCTGGGCGAACGGGCAGGACCAGGACCAGGACGAAGCGATCCGGGTCAGAGTCGATCTGGTTCTGCTTCGTTTCACCGTCAGAGATCCCGGGAACAAGTTGGTCAATACCCTGACGCAGGAGGACTTCCGCGTGGTCCAGGGCGGCAGGGAAAGGGAGATCGTCTTCTTTCGGCCCCCGCGAAAACGGACGGCTGACCTGGGCCGGCTCTGGATCGCCTTTCTTCTGGACGTGAGCGGAAGCACCTTTGCCACCCGGGCGGAAGAGATCATGGCCGCCCAGAACTTTCTGGACAACATTCACCTGTTCACCCAGATCGGCGTCTTCGGGTTTACCGACAAGTTGCTGGTTTTTCAGGAGTTCACTTCCCGCAAGCAACTTGCGGAAAAAGCCTTCGCGGCGGCCCGGCCGCATCAGGGACGAACCGCGATTTACGAGTCGGTGGAGGCGCTGCTGGCGCCCCTTGGGACCCGGGCGAGGCCCGGCGACGGAAAGGTGTTGATTCTGGTCTCTGATGGGATGGACGATGCCTACCACCGGGCCGAGAGGGCCGCGGCCCGGGCCCGGCGCGAGGATGTGAGGATCTATACGATTCTGGTTCCGTCGGCGACCGCTTTGCCGACGGCTCCGGGACTCGTGGCGGCGGAAGATCCGAAGGAGGAGGAGAAGGCGGCCGCCTTCGCTCGTTTGGCCGTGCAGACCGGCGGAATGCACTTCAGCGGAATCGAAACCATCCTGGACTTCGATTCCACCCTGGCACAGATCAACGACGACGTTTTCGGCAATCTCTATTCCATCGGCGTCTCCGGCGACCCGACTCCGGGAATCGACCCCGACTCGCCGGCTCTCGTCACCACCTCAAACCCGGATCTACTGGTGTCGCGTCCCTTCACCCGGGCGCCCGGCCGCCTCCGCGCCAAGAAGAAGTTCATCGAGGCGCTCTTCTACAGCGAAGTCGAGCTGGGACCCCCCGAAGACGAGGGTCTGGAACGGTACGAGCTGGGCGCCGACGTGGACATCCTCCGGCCCAGGGGCCAGATCTCGGGCAAGGTCGGGTTGCCGTTCCGAATCAAAATCAGTCCCTACACGCTCTCAAGGGAGCCGGATGGAGACGTCCGGACCCAATTGGGAATCATCGGCCAGTTGGTGGACGCGGACGGGCGGGAAGTGGTCAGGATGAGAGAATTCTTCCGGGCCACCCTGGAAAGAAAGGAGCTTCGGGACGGCCGGGGGATCATCTATACCAACAAGCTCTTCGTGCAGCCGGGGCGGTACAATTTGCGGCTGGCCCTGCTGGAAATTCCCACCTGGAAGATGTTCTTCTTCCAGCGTGAAGTCAGTGTGAGCTCTCCAGCCTTCTCTCGCGGTTCCAGGGGTAGGACTCGCAGTATTCCTTGA
- the npdG gene encoding NADPH-dependent F420 reductase, translated as MKLGVLAGTGQEGRGIALRLAKAGCEVLLGSRRRSRAAGAASELNRLLGDGARIRGALNQEVAARSAVLFVASPFAAAADLVARCSPHAAPEATWVDVTVPVSFDSGRVRLASLEAPSGSEQVAAALPDPDALVAALKTVPARLLGEVAAPLDCDVFVCGNSVRRKCEVAELLSPWPGVRTVDAGPLEVARTLERMSALLIGINRRYRVHGSRFRVVGL; from the coding sequence GTGAAGCTTGGCGTGCTCGCCGGCACCGGACAGGAAGGCCGAGGCATTGCGCTGCGTCTTGCGAAGGCGGGGTGCGAGGTCCTGCTCGGATCCCGGAGGCGGAGCCGGGCGGCCGGGGCGGCGTCGGAGTTGAATCGTCTGCTGGGGGATGGAGCCCGGATTCGGGGCGCCCTGAACCAGGAGGTGGCGGCGCGATCCGCAGTTCTCTTTGTGGCGTCTCCTTTCGCGGCGGCCGCCGATCTCGTCGCCAGGTGCTCACCGCACGCTGCCCCTGAAGCCACCTGGGTCGATGTCACGGTGCCGGTGTCGTTCGACTCCGGTCGGGTTCGATTGGCCTCCCTGGAGGCCCCCTCCGGCAGCGAGCAAGTGGCCGCGGCTCTTCCTGATCCGGATGCTTTGGTGGCGGCGCTGAAGACGGTTCCGGCCCGCCTCCTGGGCGAGGTCGCGGCGCCTCTCGACTGCGATGTCTTCGTCTGCGGGAACTCGGTGCGCCGGAAGTGCGAAGTGGCGGAATTGCTGAGCCCATGGCCCGGAGTCCGAACGGTGGACGCCGGCCCGCTCGAAGTGGCTCGGACGCTGGAGAGAATGAGCGCCCTTCTGATCGGCATCAATCGCCGATACCGGGTTCACGGGTCGCGTTTCCGCGTCGTGGGGCTTTGA
- a CDS encoding nucleoside-binding protein, with protein MKTTIHRYGVLLLLIAVCPAAIEGIVRAQGWSVTEAQYQGGRALQPHLVSPSGFQSILTIQHASGWSYGENFFFMDMICCSGSNADRDIYMEWYPYFNLGAISGQKLSWGPIRGIGPLAGLNWGAQAKVLKLGPGFRFQLDLPGFAFANVDYVYLVDRNQGVAAGGAPKEGNSHLVDFNWGLPFEIGGASFSFEGHGEWLSPRDTEFGFRAPHWILFQPQLRLDLGKAVARRPGRVFAGIEMHVWVNKFGFEDADEVLPQLLLVFRF; from the coding sequence ATGAAAACTACGATTCACCGTTACGGCGTCCTTCTTTTGCTGATCGCGGTTTGTCCCGCGGCGATTGAAGGGATCGTTCGGGCCCAGGGCTGGAGCGTTACCGAGGCTCAATACCAGGGAGGCCGCGCACTGCAGCCGCACCTGGTCAGCCCCAGCGGGTTCCAGAGCATTCTCACCATTCAGCACGCCAGCGGCTGGAGCTACGGAGAGAATTTCTTCTTCATGGATATGATCTGCTGCTCGGGTTCGAATGCGGACCGGGACATCTACATGGAGTGGTATCCCTACTTCAACCTGGGTGCGATCAGCGGACAGAAGTTGTCGTGGGGACCGATCCGCGGGATCGGCCCCCTGGCCGGACTGAATTGGGGAGCCCAGGCCAAGGTTCTCAAGCTCGGTCCCGGATTCCGGTTCCAGCTCGATCTTCCCGGCTTCGCCTTTGCGAACGTCGACTACGTGTATCTGGTGGATCGCAACCAGGGGGTGGCGGCTGGCGGAGCGCCAAAAGAAGGCAACAGCCACCTGGTCGATTTCAACTGGGGTCTCCCCTTCGAGATCGGCGGCGCCTCATTTTCGTTCGAAGGGCACGGGGAATGGCTGAGTCCGCGCGACACCGAGTTCGGGTTCCGCGCGCCCCATTGGATCCTCTTTCAACCCCAGTTGCGCCTGGACCTGGGCAAGGCGGTGGCCCGGCGCCCGGGGCGCGTCTTCGCCGGGATAGAAATGCATGTCTGGGTCAACAAGTTCGGGTTTGAAGACGCGGACGAAGTGCTGCCTCAGCTCTTGCTGGTGTTTCGTTTCTGA
- a CDS encoding lysophospholipid acyltransferase family protein: MKAADAPLSQRISLAAGSTAGWALIWGLGTLLRYRVEGWEHFSRLNRRGTPFIFSFWHNQIFCATHFWRFREIGVITSQHADGEYMARIIRRFGYHPARGSSRRGSTRALLQLKRHLAGGRPVGFAADGPVGPAYRVKPGPIWLSMKTGFPILPFHIQPRRFWAGSGWDGFRIPKPFSQTLVKIGHPLLVPRGQSASDWLPRYQETMDALKEYCESYPWNRERRLESSH; the protein is encoded by the coding sequence ATGAAAGCCGCTGACGCGCCTCTGTCGCAGCGCATTTCCCTGGCTGCAGGAAGTACGGCCGGGTGGGCCCTGATCTGGGGTCTCGGCACACTTCTTCGATACCGGGTCGAAGGCTGGGAACATTTTTCCCGGTTGAATCGGCGAGGCACTCCCTTCATCTTCAGCTTCTGGCACAACCAGATCTTTTGCGCCACCCATTTCTGGCGATTCCGGGAGATCGGCGTGATCACAAGCCAGCACGCCGACGGGGAGTACATGGCCCGCATCATTCGCCGATTCGGATACCATCCGGCCAGGGGATCCAGCCGCAGAGGTTCGACCCGGGCCCTCCTTCAGCTCAAGCGGCACCTGGCCGGCGGCCGGCCCGTGGGGTTTGCCGCCGATGGGCCGGTGGGTCCGGCCTACAGGGTGAAACCGGGGCCGATCTGGCTCTCCATGAAGACAGGGTTTCCCATTCTCCCGTTCCACATCCAGCCTCGCCGATTCTGGGCCGGTTCCGGCTGGGACGGCTTTCGAATCCCCAAACCCTTCTCTCAAACCTTGGTGAAGATCGGACACCCGCTCCTGGTGCCCCGCGGACAATCCGCCTCGGACTGGCTGCCCAGGTATCAGGAAACGATGGATGCCCTCAAGGAATACTGCGAGTCCTACCCCTGGAACCGCGAGAGAAGGCTGGAGAGCTCACACTGA
- a CDS encoding protein-L-isoaspartate(D-aspartate) O-methyltransferase translates to MKRGASYGRQRRDMVEKQLRGRGIRDDRVLEAFLEVPRHRFVPDKWIERAYDDGPLPIGHDQTVSQPYMVAAMIRAARVSPGNRVLDIGTGSGYQAALLAAMKVQVFSVERIPELAGQAANRLAGLGYRDVRLRVADGTLGWEEYAPFESIIVGAASPRIPEPLLQQLRESGRLVIPLGRDYSQVLHIVTRKGDGYRTDRAERCVFVPLIGKYAWKRKPAAD, encoded by the coding sequence GTGAAGCGGGGAGCTTCCTACGGCCGGCAACGCCGCGACATGGTGGAGAAGCAACTGAGAGGTCGAGGCATCCGGGACGATCGTGTGCTGGAGGCGTTCCTGGAAGTTCCCCGTCATCGTTTCGTGCCCGACAAATGGATTGAGCGGGCATACGATGACGGCCCCCTTCCCATCGGCCATGATCAGACCGTCAGCCAGCCCTACATGGTTGCCGCCATGATCAGAGCGGCGAGGGTGTCCCCGGGGAACCGTGTGCTGGACATCGGGACCGGAAGCGGATATCAGGCGGCGTTGCTTGCGGCCATGAAGGTCCAGGTCTTCAGCGTGGAACGGATCCCGGAACTGGCCGGCCAGGCGGCGAATCGGCTCGCCGGGCTCGGCTACCGGGATGTCCGGCTGCGAGTGGCCGACGGGACGCTGGGTTGGGAGGAATACGCGCCTTTTGAGAGCATCATCGTCGGCGCCGCGTCTCCCAGGATTCCCGAACCGCTGCTGCAGCAGTTGCGCGAGTCGGGGCGCCTGGTGATCCCCTTGGGACGGGATTATTCCCAGGTGCTGCACATCGTGACCCGGAAGGGGGATGGATATCGAACCGACCGCGCGGAACGATGTGTGTTCGTGCCCTTGATCGGTAAATATGCCTGGAAGCGGAAACCGGCGGCTGACTGA
- a CDS encoding AMP-binding protein: protein MNSVGEYLKGKTLFITGATGFLGQCLVEKILWSVPGVKRVYVLIRPRTNLRGAVVTARMRLERELCQASCFDRLRSRLGDDFPAFLKEKLVPVSGDLSRDDLNIDEETRQRLQSETDVVINSAAVVSFDAPLDEAYHLNVLGAQRVARFAQSCDDCVLVHVSTAYVCGAVVGSVPETIPEAPAGGGEPFPARAFSDVDLDIERIEKILDSVRERAYAPEREREFAAALLRRFKRSKGGRNVRRREKIENLRKKWIQNELSREGMSWARERGWNDTYTYTKSIGERIVLRTRNGAPTIIIRPAVIESGFSEPSPGWLEGLRMADPLIAAIGKGRLRALPLSPKVIIDLVPVDMVVNALLASLPAVSNATGVQIYQVATGSCNPITLGYLYDLIYRYFKRNPMFDKAGRPINIRYLRFPKPAIFRLQHRLKALPLNLVSGALDKLSELDSPGGVQRYKRRLSALKAAHEKLYYYGEIYEPYLNLNCRFGIENTMGLLDTMSQEEREAFNFDVTRLNWRHYIQNIHIPGVKKFILKMEGAGTLEPNVQPSGEGGSVSTINDLLAYSVSRYSAKTALQMQRNGEWIRYTYSDLQRRAATVGRQLRTEGLAKGDRVVLFAENQPDWGVAYLGAASQGLVVVPLDSQSWHREVWSVARFTGARAILASARSIERLPPESMARNESGEAPIRILNINELAQPFGLPQYPRSTGAVGPVSPPAGGRPVEVDAGDPASIIFTTTTAADPKGAVHTHSSFLSNLHGMNRYLAAEQTDQILSVLPLYHALEFTCGFLSPLFGGATVTYLHSLKPRVILKTMRETGTTCMLGVPSLYALIRDDINRRTLRASKSSLKSNLVAKSRQLSKSIDKTFGKNLGRQIFARVHQEFGGRIRAFVSGGSSLGDELYDDFKALGLTIYEGYGLTETAPVLTVNPLNRSRRGSAGKPLPGTELRIFQADDRGEGEIIVRTPSLMQGYYKNPEATRAVMRDGWFHTGDLGWVDEDGYLYITGRKKNVIVTGAGKNVYPVDLEAIYRNVPAVEDICVVGTPKGLTEDVHAVIVPGKETLRDVAAAEWPRAMKRATRALARQLPGYQRLQHIHLSETPLPRRGDGSLARDVILQNVHRSVARSRARGGRAARPRGSDVATELTRELSRISGIPSAEITPDSHLFTDVGLDSLAAMELLIQLEHRFGISLPEERVASLVSFGDLVDAVREGMAATADGAGGAPAVRSALPWSQRPSVDRAFLGLSFSALRLLYASYFRLRLRFPERLPRDEAYIIAANHSSHLDSGAIIAALAGALGTRQAKKLHLLGARDYFFNNAVRAWFFSTFLNVVPIEREETSLEGLRTIQTILQEGEPVLIFPEGTRSRTGELRSFKPGLGLIARELRVPIVPVRIDGAYQALPAGRTLPRPGRLEVTFGKPIRTERYFADGAEESRVQVYRKIADDVREHVVRMGDGNRNEPV, encoded by the coding sequence ATGAACTCGGTAGGCGAATATCTCAAGGGCAAAACACTGTTCATCACCGGAGCCACCGGCTTCCTGGGACAGTGCCTGGTCGAGAAAATCCTCTGGTCCGTGCCCGGCGTCAAGCGGGTCTATGTCCTGATCCGCCCGCGAACGAACCTGCGCGGCGCGGTCGTGACCGCCCGGATGAGACTGGAAAGGGAACTCTGCCAAGCCAGTTGCTTCGACCGGCTCCGAAGCAGGCTCGGCGACGATTTTCCGGCCTTTCTGAAAGAGAAACTGGTCCCGGTCTCGGGCGATCTGTCCAGAGACGACCTGAACATCGACGAGGAGACACGGCAGCGCCTTCAGAGCGAAACCGACGTCGTCATCAACAGTGCCGCCGTCGTCTCCTTCGACGCTCCGCTGGATGAGGCCTACCACCTGAATGTGCTGGGCGCTCAACGGGTGGCCCGCTTTGCCCAGTCCTGTGACGACTGTGTCCTGGTGCACGTCTCCACCGCCTATGTGTGCGGCGCCGTCGTCGGGTCGGTTCCGGAAACGATCCCGGAGGCTCCGGCCGGGGGCGGCGAGCCCTTTCCGGCGCGCGCCTTCAGCGACGTGGACCTGGACATCGAACGCATCGAGAAAATCCTCGACTCGGTCCGCGAGCGCGCCTATGCGCCCGAACGGGAGCGGGAATTCGCGGCGGCGCTGCTGCGGAGATTCAAGCGGTCCAAGGGGGGGCGGAACGTCCGGAGGCGGGAGAAGATCGAGAACCTCCGCAAGAAGTGGATCCAGAACGAGCTCTCCCGGGAAGGGATGAGCTGGGCTCGCGAGCGGGGCTGGAACGACACCTACACCTACACCAAGTCCATCGGCGAACGGATCGTCCTGCGCACCCGGAACGGCGCACCCACCATCATCATTCGCCCCGCCGTCATCGAGAGCGGTTTTTCGGAGCCCAGCCCCGGATGGCTCGAAGGCCTGCGCATGGCCGATCCACTCATCGCCGCCATCGGCAAGGGCCGACTCCGGGCCCTGCCCCTGAGCCCCAAGGTCATCATCGACCTGGTGCCCGTGGATATGGTGGTGAACGCGTTGCTGGCGTCCCTTCCCGCCGTCTCGAACGCGACCGGTGTCCAGATCTACCAGGTGGCCACCGGATCCTGCAATCCCATCACTTTGGGCTACCTCTACGATCTCATCTACCGCTATTTCAAAAGAAACCCCATGTTCGACAAGGCGGGGCGGCCCATCAACATTCGCTACCTCCGCTTCCCGAAGCCGGCCATTTTCCGCTTGCAACATCGACTCAAGGCGCTGCCGCTGAACCTGGTGTCGGGCGCCTTGGACAAGCTCTCCGAACTCGACTCGCCGGGCGGCGTCCAGCGCTACAAGCGGCGCCTTTCGGCGCTGAAGGCCGCGCACGAAAAACTCTACTACTACGGAGAGATCTACGAACCGTATCTGAACCTGAATTGCCGCTTCGGAATCGAGAACACGATGGGCCTGCTGGACACCATGTCCCAGGAGGAGCGGGAAGCCTTCAACTTCGACGTGACGCGCCTGAACTGGCGCCACTACATTCAGAACATCCACATCCCGGGAGTCAAGAAATTCATCTTGAAGATGGAGGGAGCCGGCACGCTGGAGCCGAACGTCCAACCGTCCGGCGAAGGCGGATCGGTCTCGACCATCAACGACCTCCTCGCTTACAGCGTATCCCGATACTCCGCGAAGACCGCGCTGCAAATGCAGCGCAACGGCGAGTGGATCCGCTATACCTACTCGGATCTTCAGCGCCGGGCCGCGACCGTCGGCCGGCAACTCCGGACCGAAGGCCTCGCCAAAGGAGATCGAGTGGTGCTCTTCGCGGAGAACCAACCGGACTGGGGTGTCGCGTACCTCGGGGCGGCCTCTCAAGGACTCGTCGTCGTTCCCCTCGATTCGCAGTCGTGGCACCGTGAAGTCTGGTCCGTCGCCCGCTTCACAGGGGCCCGGGCCATCCTGGCTTCGGCACGCTCCATCGAGCGGTTGCCCCCTGAGAGCATGGCACGCAATGAATCCGGCGAGGCCCCGATCCGAATCCTGAACATCAACGAGTTGGCCCAACCGTTCGGCCTCCCGCAATACCCGCGCAGCACCGGCGCCGTGGGACCCGTTTCCCCGCCCGCCGGCGGCCGCCCGGTGGAGGTCGACGCCGGGGACCCGGCTTCCATCATCTTCACCACGACCACGGCAGCCGACCCCAAGGGCGCCGTTCACACGCACTCCAGCTTCCTGAGCAATCTCCACGGCATGAACCGCTACCTGGCGGCGGAGCAGACGGATCAGATCCTGTCGGTACTCCCTCTCTACCATGCTCTGGAGTTCACCTGCGGCTTTCTTTCCCCTTTGTTTGGCGGCGCGACCGTCACCTACCTGCACTCCCTGAAGCCAAGAGTCATCCTGAAGACCATGAGAGAGACGGGCACCACCTGCATGTTGGGCGTCCCCAGTCTCTACGCGCTGATCCGCGACGACATCAACCGGCGCACACTGCGCGCCTCGAAGTCGTCTCTGAAGTCCAACCTGGTGGCCAAGTCGCGCCAACTCAGCAAGTCCATCGACAAGACTTTCGGGAAGAACCTGGGACGGCAGATTTTCGCCCGGGTGCACCAGGAATTCGGGGGCAGGATCCGAGCCTTCGTCAGTGGCGGCTCTTCTCTCGGAGATGAACTCTACGATGACTTCAAGGCCCTGGGGCTGACGATCTACGAGGGCTACGGGCTCACCGAGACCGCGCCGGTCCTCACGGTCAACCCACTGAATCGAAGCCGCCGCGGCTCGGCCGGCAAGCCTTTGCCCGGGACCGAATTGCGGATTTTTCAGGCCGATGACCGGGGAGAAGGGGAGATCATCGTCCGTACGCCCAGCCTCATGCAGGGTTACTACAAGAACCCGGAAGCCACCCGGGCCGTGATGCGGGACGGCTGGTTCCACACCGGGGACCTGGGATGGGTGGACGAGGACGGATACCTCTACATCACGGGGCGCAAGAAAAACGTCATCGTCACGGGGGCCGGCAAGAACGTCTACCCCGTGGACCTGGAGGCCATCTACCGCAACGTTCCGGCCGTTGAAGACATCTGCGTGGTGGGCACTCCCAAGGGACTGACCGAAGATGTCCATGCGGTCATCGTGCCCGGGAAGGAGACGTTGCGGGACGTGGCCGCGGCGGAATGGCCCCGGGCCATGAAGCGGGCGACTCGCGCCCTGGCCCGCCAGCTTCCGGGATATCAGCGGCTGCAGCACATTCATCTTTCGGAAACACCCCTCCCGAGGCGCGGCGACGGCTCGCTCGCCCGCGACGTGATCCTGCAGAACGTGCACCGGAGCGTCGCCCGCTCTCGAGCTCGCGGCGGGCGGGCGGCGCGTCCCCGCGGCAGTGACGTCGCCACGGAGCTGACTCGGGAGTTGAGCCGGATCTCGGGGATTCCCTCAGCGGAAATCACGCCCGACTCCCATCTGTTCACCGACGTGGGCCTGGATTCGCTCGCCGCCATGGAGCTGCTGATTCAACTGGAGCATCGGTTCGGCATCTCTCTCCCGGAAGAGCGCGTCGCCTCCCTGGTGAGCTTTGGCGATCTGGTCGATGCGGTCCGGGAAGGCATGGCTGCAACTGCAGACGGTGCCGGCGGCGCGCCCGCCGTCCGGTCCGCCTTGCCGTGGTCACAGCGCCCGTCCGTCGACCGAGCCTTCCTCGGGCTCTCCTTCTCCGCTCTGCGGCTCCTCTACGCAAGCTATTTCCGGTTGCGGCTGCGTTTTCCGGAACGTCTTCCCCGGGACGAGGCCTACATCATCGCCGCCAACCATTCCAGCCATCTCGACAGCGGCGCCATCATCGCCGCCCTGGCCGGGGCCCTGGGGACCAGGCAAGCCAAAAAGCTCCATCTTCTGGGCGCCCGCGACTACTTCTTCAACAACGCCGTTCGCGCCTGGTTTTTCAGCACCTTTCTCAACGTGGTGCCCATCGAACGGGAGGAAACCTCGCTGGAGGGACTCCGCACCATCCAAACGATCCTGCAGGAAGGGGAACCCGTTCTCATCTTTCCGGAGGGCACTCGATCGCGGACCGGTGAGCTTCGATCCTTCAAGCCGGGTCTCGGCCTCATCGCGCGGGAACTCAGGGTGCCGATCGTCCCCGTCCGTATCGACGGCGCCTATCAGGCGCTGCCTGCGGGCCGCACCCTTCCCCGTCCCGGACGGCTGGAAGTGACTTTCGGCAAGCCCATCAGGACCGAGCGGTATTTCGCGGACGGCGCCGAGGAGTCCCGCGTCCAGGTTTACCGAAAGATCGCCGACGACGTCCGGGAGCATGTCGTGCGCATGGGGGACGGGAACCGGAACGAACCGGTTTGA